A portion of the Clostridium gelidum genome contains these proteins:
- a CDS encoding N-acetyltransferase, with translation MELIQITENNIYQEHICCAISEKKGECCVSSKKDWLKDRFKDGLIFKKADVRGKVFIEYIPGKKAWYPINADEYMVIDCFWISGQYKGKGISNILLNECIKDSKSQGKKGIVVISSKKKMPFLSDGNYLKYKGFKIADTAEPYYELLYLPFEDGTEKPSFKNCAKESKISEDGLVVYYSNQCPHTEKYIQIIKEIANKRSVELIIHKFENLDSAKNAPSPFTTYSFFFNGKFVTNEILSEKKFIKFLDENGL, from the coding sequence GTGGAACTTATTCAAATAACAGAAAATAATATATATCAAGAGCATATATGTTGTGCTATTTCCGAAAAAAAAGGAGAATGTTGTGTTAGTTCAAAAAAAGACTGGCTTAAAGATCGCTTTAAAGACGGACTTATTTTTAAAAAAGCAGATGTAAGAGGCAAAGTTTTTATTGAATATATACCTGGTAAAAAAGCTTGGTATCCAATTAATGCAGATGAATATATGGTTATTGATTGCTTTTGGATTTCTGGACAATATAAAGGAAAAGGAATATCAAATATATTATTAAATGAGTGTATTAAAGATAGTAAATCTCAAGGAAAAAAAGGCATTGTCGTAATTTCATCAAAAAAGAAAATGCCATTTTTAAGTGATGGAAATTATCTGAAATACAAAGGCTTCAAAATTGCTGACACTGCTGAACCATACTATGAACTTTTGTATCTTCCTTTTGAAGACGGAACAGAAAAACCATCTTTTAAAAATTGTGCAAAAGAAAGCAAAATTTCAGAAGATGGTTTGGTAGTATATTATTCTAATCAATGTCCACATACCGAAAAATATATTCAAATAATAAAAGAAATAGCTAATAAACGAAGTGTTGAATTAATAATACACAAATTTGAAAACTTAGATAGTGCTAAAAATGCGCCCTCACCATTTACAACATATAGCTTTTTCTTTAATGGTAAGTTTGTAACAAATGAAATTTTATCAGAAAAGAAATTCATTAAATTCCTTGATGAAAACGGATTATAA
- a CDS encoding GNAT family N-acetyltransferase — protein MVKYKELTKEHIKEIAEIYVDAFNCEPWNDEWTTDSASKRISQMINCEGFDGLVAYEDEKLIGMILGNHEYYYDAMLFQIKEFCVDVKVKCTGIGTKLIDEFTNRLKSKGIDRIVLLTVKADVTEGFYKKQGFESFENMVMMGKEISK, from the coding sequence ATGGTTAAATATAAAGAATTAACGAAGGAACATATTAAAGAAATAGCTGAAATTTATGTAGATGCCTTTAATTGTGAACCATGGAATGATGAATGGACCACTGACAGTGCTTCTAAACGTATTTCTCAAATGATAAATTGTGAAGGATTTGATGGATTGGTTGCTTATGAAGATGAAAAGCTAATTGGAATGATACTAGGTAATCATGAATATTATTATGATGCAATGCTTTTCCAAATTAAAGAATTCTGTGTGGATGTAAAAGTTAAATGTACTGGAATAGGAACTAAACTCATTGATGAATTTACAAATAGATTGAAATCGAAAGGTATAGATAGAATTGTTTTGCTAACAGTAAAAGCTGATGTAACGGAAGGTTTTTATAAAAAGCAAGGATTTGAGAGTTTTGAAAATATGGTTATGATGGGAAAAGAAATTTCAAAATAA
- a CDS encoding arginine deiminase family protein → MDIHLTDVKTNRFIGQYGTEKLGKLKSVMIHTPKTSLNIINKNNYKYYLFNKSPNYHKFINEHIRYSQFLKSLGIEVLELSSLVSENIDLMNKHPNLTYLHDVGVVNTNGAILSKMCPGGREHEDIVLKEALTNLGIPIFHEFNTGDNFEGCLMLSPDTLLIANTERHTEASIMKGIPKFLEIFKKVIYVKIPKLRRYMHPDMIYNRISDTLALAYIPAFLKTFLITKDAKIQIDFKTYMANNGVEIINITNREQLYWGTSFIPLEPNVIIHYDFSLTTKTQKMLHDRSVKIIKFHPDDALLAGGGSLRCLTLRLYRGN, encoded by the coding sequence ATGGATATACATTTAACTGACGTGAAAACAAATCGCTTTATAGGGCAATATGGTACTGAAAAGCTTGGCAAATTGAAAAGTGTTATGATTCACACTCCTAAAACGTCCCTTAATATAATAAACAAAAATAACTATAAATATTATCTATTTAATAAATCACCTAATTATCACAAGTTCATAAATGAACATATAAGATACTCACAGTTTTTAAAATCTCTTGGAATAGAGGTTTTAGAGCTTAGTAGTCTTGTAAGTGAAAATATAGATTTAATGAATAAACACCCTAATCTAACATACCTACACGATGTTGGAGTTGTTAATACAAATGGAGCTATTTTATCTAAGATGTGCCCTGGAGGAAGAGAACATGAAGATATTGTTCTTAAGGAGGCTCTAACAAATCTTGGAATTCCTATATTCCACGAATTTAATACAGGTGATAATTTTGAAGGATGCTTAATGTTATCTCCAGACACTCTTTTAATAGCAAACACCGAAAGGCATACTGAAGCTTCTATTATGAAAGGTATTCCAAAGTTTTTAGAGATTTTCAAGAAAGTAATTTATGTAAAAATTCCTAAGCTCAGGAGGTATATGCATCCCGATATGATTTATAATCGTATTAGCGACACCTTAGCTCTAGCGTACATTCCTGCATTTCTAAAAACTTTTCTCATTACAAAAGATGCCAAAATTCAGATAGATTTTAAAACCTACATGGCTAATAATGGAGTAGAAATAATCAACATTACAAATCGTGAACAATTATATTGGGGAACCTCCTTCATTCCTCTTGAACCTAATGTAATTATTCATTATGACTTTTCATTAACCACAAAAACTCAGAAAATGCTTCATGATCGCAGTGTGAAAATTATAAAGTTTCATCCAGATGATGCCCTCCTTGCCGGTGGTGGAAGTCTTAGATGTCTTACTCTAAGACTTTATAGAGGGAACTGA
- a CDS encoding tRNA-uridine aminocarboxypropyltransferase: MNSKFKVKQITKLYESCNKCGLPIINCICNITPKIGTKAKMWILSTEREFRRPSNTARLLKLVNPESTELILWERTNDPEKLIEYINSEEYEIYMLFPIENDDLSERKFEYKSSEKTPAFIILDGTWKEAAKILRKSDYLKKLPRISLNPIHKSEYTLRRGASEGELCTIEAAIEVLKLNYEFENAQLIKGVFDLFIKSFIAGANGLKF; this comes from the coding sequence ATGAATTCTAAATTTAAAGTTAAGCAAATTACGAAATTGTACGAGAGTTGCAACAAATGTGGGCTACCAATAATAAATTGCATCTGCAATATTACACCTAAAATAGGAACTAAAGCAAAGATGTGGATATTATCAACGGAAAGAGAATTCCGTAGACCTTCAAATACAGCTAGATTACTGAAATTGGTTAATCCAGAATCAACTGAGTTAATTCTTTGGGAGAGAACAAATGATCCTGAAAAATTAATTGAATATATTAATAGTGAAGAGTATGAAATATATATGCTATTTCCTATAGAGAATGATGATTTATCAGAAAGAAAGTTTGAATATAAAAGTTCGGAAAAAACTCCAGCATTTATTATCTTGGATGGTACATGGAAAGAAGCTGCGAAGATATTAAGGAAGAGTGATTATTTAAAGAAGTTACCAAGAATTTCATTAAATCCAATTCATAAGTCAGAATACACTTTGAGAAGAGGTGCATCAGAAGGCGAACTGTGTACTATTGAAGCAGCAATTGAAGTACTTAAGTTAAATTATGAGTTTGAGAATGCACAGTTAATTAAAGGTGTCTTCGATTTGTTTATAAAAAGTTTTATAGCAGGAGCTAATGGACTGAAATTTTAA
- a CDS encoding HAD family hydrolase, which translates to MCKGLNSKIDINILYESFINTPIDMQMIEFIDELKQQNYKIGMVTDNKKDRIDDIVKYYDWNEIFDSITISAEIGSGKDYNEIFVKTIEGLNVNTDECVFIDNQEKNLIVPKSMGMNIIYFDHEKRNYEKLIQEFKNLSINIIKY; encoded by the coding sequence TTGTGTAAAGGACTAAATTCTAAAATTGATATAAATATATTATATGAATCCTTTATAAATACCCCTATAGATATGCAAATGATAGAATTTATAGATGAACTAAAACAGCAAAATTATAAAATTGGTATGGTTACTGATAACAAGAAAGACCGTATAGATGATATTGTTAAATATTATGATTGGAATGAAATATTTGATTCAATTACTATTTCGGCAGAAATTGGTTCAGGAAAAGACTATAATGAAATTTTTGTAAAAACTATAGAGGGATTGAATGTAAATACTGATGAATGTGTATTCATTGATAATCAAGAAAAGAATCTTATTGTTCCTAAAAGCATGGGAATGAACATTATTTATTTTGACCATGAAAAAAGAAACTATGAAAAACTTATTCAAGAGTTTAAAAATTTATCAATTAATATTATAAAATATTAA
- a CDS encoding ketopantoate reductase family protein, which produces MEIRTVSIIGLGALGILFGNHLSKRMPKADLRIIADRDRIKKYESNHMYCNGEPCEFNYMTPEELCEPADLIIFTVKYDGLNDAIQAMKNQVGEQTIILSALNGITSETVIGETYGMDKILHCVAQGMDAVKIGNKLTYEHMGMLCFGEGQPGVISTKVNKVTEFFEKMEFPYQAVIDMNRRLWGKFMLNVGVNQTVAVYESNYGQIQKEGQARDTMISAMREVMVLSEIKGINLNEDDLNYWLDILSTLSPGGKPSMRQDLEAKRYSEVELFSGTVIKMGEKYCIPTPVNQQLYDKIKFVESQY; this is translated from the coding sequence ATGGAAATAAGAACAGTATCAATTATTGGATTAGGTGCATTAGGAATTTTATTTGGAAATCACTTATCTAAAAGAATGCCAAAGGCAGATTTAAGAATAATTGCTGATAGAGATAGAATAAAGAAATATGAGAGCAATCACATGTATTGTAATGGAGAACCTTGTGAATTTAATTATATGACACCAGAAGAATTATGTGAACCTGCTGATTTAATCATTTTTACAGTTAAATATGATGGATTAAACGATGCTATCCAAGCTATGAAAAATCAAGTGGGAGAACAGACAATTATTTTATCTGCATTAAATGGCATTACCAGTGAGACTGTTATTGGAGAGACTTATGGCATGGATAAAATTTTACATTGCGTTGCACAGGGAATGGATGCAGTAAAAATAGGAAATAAGCTAACCTATGAACATATGGGAATGTTATGCTTTGGAGAAGGGCAACCAGGAGTTATATCTACAAAAGTAAATAAGGTCACAGAGTTTTTTGAGAAGATGGAATTTCCGTACCAGGCTGTTATTGATATGAATAGGAGGCTATGGGGTAAATTTATGCTAAATGTTGGTGTAAATCAAACAGTAGCTGTATATGAAAGTAATTATGGTCAGATTCAAAAAGAAGGACAAGCAAGAGATACAATGATTTCAGCTATGAGAGAGGTTATGGTACTGTCAGAGATTAAAGGTATAAATTTAAATGAAGATGACTTGAACTATTGGTTAGATATATTAAGCACTTTAAGCCCAGGTGGAAAGCCATCAATGCGTCAAGATTTAGAAGCAAAGCGTTATAGCGAGGTTGAGTTGTTCTCAGGTACGGTAATTAAAATGGGCGAAAAATATTGTATTCCAACACCTGTGAATCAGCAGCTGTATGATAAAATTAAATTTGTAGAAAGCCAGTATTAA
- a CDS encoding DUF2238 domain-containing protein yields the protein MRGKENKVVVEYFHVALLCIFIAVFIWSLINPMDLFTWFLEVLPAVIGLILIIITYKRFRLTNIVYVLILIHSIILIIGGHYTYAEMPAFNWLRDTFELSRNHYDRLGHFAQGFIPAIIMREILLRTSPLRRGKLLNILVICTCLAISASYELIEWGVAEATGSAADAFLGTQGDVWDTQWDMFFALIGSISSLLLLTRVHDKFLKQYNKC from the coding sequence ATGAGGGGGAAAGAAAATAAAGTAGTAGTAGAATATTTTCATGTTGCATTGCTATGTATTTTTATTGCAGTATTTATTTGGTCATTAATTAATCCTATGGATTTATTTACGTGGTTTTTAGAAGTATTGCCTGCAGTAATAGGCTTAATTCTTATAATAATCACATATAAGAGATTTAGGCTAACTAACATAGTTTATGTGCTAATACTAATACATTCTATTATTTTAATTATTGGTGGACATTATACATATGCAGAAATGCCTGCTTTTAACTGGTTAAGAGATACTTTTGAACTTTCTAGAAATCATTATGATCGTTTAGGTCACTTTGCACAGGGTTTTATACCTGCAATTATTATGAGAGAAATACTACTTAGAACTTCACCACTAAGAAGAGGCAAATTATTAAATATTTTAGTAATATGTACTTGCTTAGCGATTAGTGCGTCATATGAATTAATAGAATGGGGAGTAGCAGAAGCTACAGGTAGTGCGGCAGATGCATTTTTAGGAACTCAAGGCGATGTATGGGATACACAATGGGATATGTTTTTTGCATTAATAGGGAGCATTAGTTCATTGTTATTACTAACAAGAGTTCATGATAAGTTTTTAAAACAATATAATAAATGCTAG